One window of the Pseudarthrobacter sp. ATCC 49987 genome contains the following:
- a CDS encoding sulfite oxidase gives MSRHSSILKTPRHGRKLTPHPGEPTHGPLTAEELQLAARNHSMPLEALRSDTTPPGLHYVLTHFDIPFIDAEHWHLQIGGAVQRSLELNLKALRRAPQISVPVTLECAGNGRSLLRPRPLSQPWQLEAVGTAVWTGVPLAYLLAQAGVEDDAVEAVFTGADTGIQGGVGQQFARSLPIAEALRPDIVLAYRMNDNDLPPQHGYPLRMVVPGWYGMASVKWLSSIKVLTKPFDGFQQAVAYRYQKDADDAGTPVSWIKVRSLMIPPGVPDFFTRSRVVPAGPVMLTGRAWSGEGTVQRVEVGIDGKWLPAQLGHPAAPFAWCAWSMPWVADPGDHELACRATDATGATQPLEQAWNYQGMGNNVVQRIKVTVQ, from the coding sequence ATGTCGCGACATTCATCCATCCTGAAGACACCGCGCCACGGCCGGAAGCTCACGCCGCACCCCGGCGAACCGACCCATGGCCCCCTCACGGCGGAGGAACTCCAGCTCGCCGCCCGGAACCATTCCATGCCGCTGGAGGCGTTGCGGTCCGACACCACGCCGCCCGGGCTGCACTATGTGCTGACCCACTTCGACATCCCGTTCATCGACGCCGAGCACTGGCACCTGCAGATCGGCGGCGCCGTGCAGCGGTCCCTGGAACTGAACCTCAAAGCGCTCCGCCGGGCGCCGCAAATCAGTGTCCCCGTGACCCTGGAATGCGCCGGCAACGGCCGCTCATTGCTGCGGCCGCGCCCGCTGAGCCAGCCCTGGCAGCTCGAGGCCGTTGGCACCGCGGTCTGGACCGGGGTCCCGCTTGCCTACCTGCTGGCCCAGGCCGGGGTGGAGGACGATGCCGTGGAGGCGGTGTTCACCGGCGCGGACACGGGAATCCAGGGTGGCGTCGGGCAGCAGTTCGCCCGGAGTCTTCCGATCGCCGAGGCGCTTCGGCCCGACATTGTGCTGGCATACCGGATGAACGACAATGACCTGCCGCCGCAGCACGGCTATCCGCTGCGGATGGTGGTCCCCGGCTGGTACGGCATGGCGAGCGTGAAGTGGCTGTCCTCAATCAAGGTGCTGACCAAGCCGTTCGATGGTTTCCAGCAGGCGGTCGCCTACCGCTACCAGAAGGACGCGGACGACGCCGGCACTCCGGTCAGCTGGATCAAGGTCCGCTCGCTGATGATCCCGCCGGGTGTGCCGGACTTCTTCACCCGGAGCCGGGTGGTGCCGGCCGGTCCGGTGATGCTGACCGGCCGGGCCTGGTCCGGCGAGGGTACGGTGCAGCGTGTCGAGGTGGGAATCGACGGCAAGTGGTTGCCGGCGCAGCTGGGCCACCCGGCCGCGCCCTTCGCCTGGTGCGCCTGGTCCATGCCGTGGGTGGCTGATCCCGGCGACCACGAGCTGGCCTGCCGCGCCACGGACGCCACCGGGGCCACCCAGCCGCTGGAGCAGGCCTGGAACTACCAGGGCATGGGCAACAACGTGGTGCAACGGATCAAGGTGACGGTCCAGTAG
- a CDS encoding SDR family oxidoreductase — protein sequence MTGLPTLAVTGSTGHLGGLVARLLADAGSPQRLLVRDPGRAPELEGGVPVVVTYADQVLAKAALEGVKTLFMVSAAEAEDRLQQHYTFVDAAATAGVQHIVYTSFLGAAANCTFTLGRDHFATEEHIRASGMDFTFLRDNFYLDFLPLLAGEDGVIRGPAGDGAMAAVARADIARSAVTVLRDPALHIGRTYDLTGPEDISLATAADLLTARTGRTITFHNETLEEAYASRASYGAPPWQVDAWVSTYTAIAAGELAGPTSAVHELTGREPLGLAQFLAESHTI from the coding sequence GTGACCGGCCTGCCCACGCTTGCCGTCACCGGTTCAACCGGACATCTGGGCGGCCTGGTGGCTCGCCTGCTGGCCGACGCCGGCAGCCCGCAGCGCCTGCTCGTCCGCGACCCCGGCCGGGCGCCGGAACTGGAAGGCGGCGTCCCCGTCGTTGTCACCTACGCCGATCAGGTGCTCGCGAAAGCGGCCCTCGAGGGGGTGAAGACGCTCTTTATGGTCTCAGCCGCCGAGGCCGAAGACCGGCTGCAGCAGCACTACACCTTCGTGGATGCGGCGGCCACGGCCGGCGTGCAGCACATCGTCTATACCTCGTTCTTAGGCGCGGCGGCCAACTGCACGTTCACCCTCGGCCGGGACCACTTCGCCACCGAGGAGCACATCAGGGCCTCCGGGATGGATTTCACCTTCCTGCGGGACAACTTCTACCTGGACTTCCTGCCTCTGCTGGCCGGCGAGGACGGGGTTATCCGTGGACCGGCCGGGGACGGCGCCATGGCGGCCGTTGCCCGCGCGGACATCGCCCGTTCCGCCGTGACCGTACTCCGGGATCCCGCCCTGCACATCGGCAGAACATACGACCTGACCGGGCCGGAGGACATCTCGCTGGCGACGGCCGCGGACCTCCTCACCGCCCGGACCGGCCGGACCATCACGTTCCACAACGAGACCCTCGAGGAGGCCTACGCCTCGCGCGCCTCCTACGGGGCGCCGCCGTGGCAGGTGGACGCCTGGGTCAGCACTTACACGGCCATCGCGGCCGGCGAACTGGCCGGGCCGACGTCGGCCGTCCACGAACTCACCGGCCGTGAACCGCTGGGCCTGGCGCAGTTCCTGGCCGAGTCGCACACGATTTAG
- a CDS encoding aldo/keto reductase family protein produces the protein MEFRYLGNSGFKISEITFGNWLTHGSQVENEIATQCVRAALDAGISTFDTADVYANTAAETVLGKALQDERRESLEIFTKVFGPTGPKGHNDLGLSRKHILEAINGSLTRLQTDYVDLYQAHRYDYETPLEETMQAFADIVRQGKALYIGVSEWTASQIRDGHALAKELGFQLISNQPQYSMLWRVIEAEVIPTSEELGLSQIVWSPMAQGVLSGKYHPGKPAPEGSRATDSKGGSKMIERWMSNEVLTGVQQLKPIADEAGLTMAQLSIAWVLQNKNVASAIMGASRPEQIEGNVAAAGVKLDAGIMEKIDAAIGSLAERDPAQTKSPASREA, from the coding sequence ATGGAATTCAGATACCTCGGGAACAGCGGCTTCAAGATTTCGGAAATCACCTTCGGCAACTGGCTCACGCACGGTTCGCAGGTGGAGAACGAGATCGCCACCCAGTGCGTCCGGGCCGCGCTCGACGCCGGTATCAGTACCTTCGATACGGCGGATGTCTACGCCAACACAGCGGCGGAGACCGTGCTGGGCAAGGCCCTCCAGGATGAGCGGCGCGAGTCGCTGGAAATCTTTACTAAGGTCTTCGGCCCCACCGGCCCCAAGGGCCACAACGATCTCGGGTTGTCCCGCAAACACATCCTGGAGGCCATCAACGGCTCCCTGACGCGGCTGCAGACGGACTATGTGGACCTTTACCAGGCCCACCGCTACGACTACGAGACCCCGCTGGAAGAGACCATGCAGGCCTTCGCGGACATCGTGCGGCAGGGCAAGGCGCTCTACATCGGCGTCAGCGAATGGACGGCCAGCCAGATCCGCGACGGCCACGCCCTCGCCAAGGAACTCGGCTTCCAGCTGATCTCCAACCAGCCGCAGTACTCCATGCTGTGGCGGGTCATCGAGGCCGAGGTGATTCCGACGTCCGAGGAGCTTGGCCTCTCGCAGATCGTCTGGTCGCCGATGGCGCAGGGTGTGCTTAGCGGGAAGTATCACCCCGGCAAACCGGCCCCGGAGGGCAGCCGCGCCACGGATTCCAAGGGCGGCTCGAAAATGATCGAGCGCTGGATGTCAAACGAGGTCCTCACCGGCGTACAGCAGCTGAAGCCGATCGCGGACGAGGCCGGGCTGACCATGGCCCAGCTGAGTATCGCCTGGGTGCTGCAGAACAAGAACGTGGCCTCCGCCATCATGGGCGCATCCCGGCCGGAACAGATTGAAGGGAACGTCGCGGCCGCCGGCGTGAAGCTGGACGCCGGGATCATGGAGAAGATCGACGCCGCGATCGGCTCGCTCGCGGAACGCGACCCGGCACAGACCAAGTCGCCCGCCTCCCGGGAAGCCTAG